The genome window AGTATCTACAACAAATTGCACAGATATACcatgtatttatatttgtaattcAACAATTTGAGTAACTTTTCGAATACATTCTCTTACTGTTCAATAATAATGAAgggcaacatttaaatttaacactaaGCATTCTTCAGTATAATAAATATCAATTCTCTCAAAACATTCTCCTGAGATTTGTAACTGTAAATATCTGTTCATAGGTTAACCAGCACTAATTAGCTATATTTCCTTCATCTTCTTCTGACTTTTCCTCTGACTTCATCCCTGTTTGTTACTGAGGACACACCGCTCTGACTTCTAAATATACCCTAAGCTGCTTGTTCAACGACCGCTCGTTTACTGGCCTTCAGCTGGTAATTTTCCCCACACTCAGAGCCCACAACGGGGTTCACCCTACCTACTTGGTTCTGCATGCTGCTCTTCATCGACCTGCGCATGGAGGACAAGCGACTGCGGAAACCTTCTCcagagaaaaaataaagcagTGGATCAAAGCATGAATTGGCAGCTGCCAGGCTCAGTGTCACCACAACATACTTCTGCATGGCAAATTTCTCGGAGCAGGTGGAGTCCTCCCGGGACAGGAAATGCAGGTGGATGGTGCGCTGCACGTGGTATGGCATGAAGCTGATGAGGAAGGTCAGCAGGACGATGACGATCATCCGGATGACTCTGGTGCCTGTGTCCCGCTGGCGCTGGGCAGAAGGGTTGCGGGACATCAGGGTGCGGACTATGCCTGCGTAGCAGATCAGGATGACCAGGAAGGGCAGCACAAAGCCAATCACCAGAGATATGTAATTCAGCACGAACAGTTTCTTCAGTGCTCCACCTCCTGGAGGCTCAAAGCActtggttttatttgttttgggaTCAACAGTCTGGCCACCCATCAGGAAGGGTGAGGATGAAAGACAGATAAACACCCAGACACCGAAACACACCAGGCGCGCGCGGTGCTCTGTAACCAGCCGCAGGTTCTGCACAGGGAACACAATGGCAAGGAAGCGTGTGAAGGACATGGCAGCCATGAAGTAGATACTGCAGTAGAGGTTTACATAGAGGGCGTAGGAGCTGATGCGACAGAGGAAATCCCCCTGGTTCCACTGGCCCTTGTTGACATAGTAGAGGACTCGCAGTGGCAGAGTCATAACACACAGCAGGTCAGACACTGCCAGGTTCATCATGTAGACGTGAAAGGGTGAGCTCTGGCGGCGCGTTCTGATCAGCACCACCAGAGCTAAGCCGTTCCCAACCAGGCCAAACACAATGATGAGGGAGTAGGCTGTGGAGTAAACCTTGTTACGGAAGTCATCAATGGATGGACAGTCGGTAGAGTTGATCTCTACGCTGTCAGTTAGGTTTGGCATCATTTGTGGGCAcacctgcagctgcagagacagagacacatgaTGGTATGAGCAAACAGAGCATGTCAGTGATGTGCAAGAAAAGCACACAGCCTGCAGAATGCAATGACTGTGATGTGGTAGATGGTTTCAGAGATAGGGTGTATTTTCTGCGTCTGTGCAGTAGAGGAAACTGAGAAAGCAGATAagcattttttacttttcttttctcacGTGACAAAGGTTCTGCTTTTCTTTTGGGTCAAACAAAGTGAAtgagtctttttttctgtgtataaGAAATTTTTTGAGAAATGGCATCCTATTGCTCATGAGGAATTCAGACAGAGTTACAACCCGCTCTATGTAAATCCCTTGGATGGATTACATGTAAATTCCACTGTGACGACGGAGACGGGAGCATACTGAGGACACACTGTTTATTTTACCATCTGTATATCTGCACATTAGTGGCAGCATTAGTGGTAGCATTTGGAAATGCAAAGagaatttataaaacattttcctcGCTGCTATGAATGATACAAAATGCATCCAGTGAAGAGAAAGTCATGCACTTTCCTGTAACCATGTTTATCTGTGTTGCTCTGATGCAGTTTGTGTagcaaattaatataaatgaatGTTATCAAGTCGTACATTCATTCATGCATGCTGACAAACTGTTTCCATTGCCAgtcttgtttgctttttattaaGCGAGGTGAGTGAAGCATGCTGCATAACAGATACTGAGtgttaataaaatgttaataaaagtaaaagcagAGGTAAAACTTTAACAAGTATTTAGTCATGACTGCAGAAAGTTTTCCTTCCTTACCTCTGAGCTCCTGTTTGATGTCAGAGTGCTGCAGCTGGTCTGTTGATCTTGTCCTCTGGTTGATGAACCGCAGTGTGTTTCTCCTCTCCGCCTCTCTGACTCGTCTGCCAGATGtcgtagcagcagcagtgggaGGTCGCTGAAGCAGGTGGCTGCTTCCTCACAAACTCAGCTGTTTTAAAGCTTTTCAAAGTAGGATTGGTCTGTCTCTTCTTCTGTGCAGCGGAGCAGCATCAAGTGCAATGACATCACCAACCATACAGCCACACATTTACGATAAATGAATGAAGAACTCAGTCCAAAAAAAGATGTGCATTAACTCTGAATGCACTTATACATTAATTGagtattttaattgtttgcagCCTTTATTCTgcagaaaatgtacattttactcccctacattagtcagttagttagttagttagtcacTTTTCAGATGACACACCATGCACTGCCAAATttggtgattttgaatttttcagaTAAACTGAAAAATTCCATCTTCCTTCAGCTACATAAACTATTTATAGTGAGTATATATAGTGCATGTTTTTAATGAGGAATTGTCATTGTCATGAGGAATTGTCATCTGAAAAGAGCCCTAAAACTGACTAATGTAagggagtaaaatgtacaatttcTGCTCTGAGATCTAGCGTTTTCAAATATTTACCTATTtacctatatatatacatataggtaAATAGGTAAATATTTGAAACAGGACAGTAAGCTGATCTTCCAGAACATGATGCACTAACCCTAACACTATATAAAGGAGTTTAAATCAGCACagctataaataataataccagTTTATTAGATTAGTGCTCAAAGGTAATGTGGActttgtaggtgatgagcaggTTCTTGAACTGGATTCAGTATTGAATTGGGAGTCAGTGAAGCTGCTGAAGTATGGGTGTAATGTGTTGGCAGCTGAGTTCTggacatattgtagtttttggAGGCCGGTGGAGGGGAGGCCGTAAAGAATGCTGTTATATAGTCCAGTCTGGAGGTTATGAAGGTGTAAATGAGTGTTtctgcagcagaggaggagaagagggtgGAACAGAGACGTGCAATGTTACTGAGGTGGAAAAAGGATGTTTGGTGACTCTTGATGTGTGAACatctagagcagggatgggcaactggaggcccgggggccgcaaaactacatgcatttgagcatgaaatcttaaaattgctgtgtaaaaatgcacaaaattacttcttgcaattaatgttggtctgctgttcttgcactgaaagagaaagaaatcacaataaatggttattttttatttgcttcaaaccttttgtatcctttttatactgttatacactgcaaattatttggttcttaagataaaacaaacttagatttagaagtgtttgataatctatcttgttttaagagttaatttcttattttaagtgttcatcatgcttatttctagattaaataatcctaatttaagaaatcttgtcaagtgacattatccgtccatgcagcaagatcatttccctctgatttagtgtatttttcttgtttttagacagaccttttttgcagtgtacatgcatttgagcatgaaatatgttaagtaactgcactgtaaacatatttaaaatagcagtttcatcatatctggttaagtgcacggacctatatgtggccctgtggtagtgtccatgaaaaattgtggcctcctgcagcatttaagttgcccatccctgatctagagcAATACAATCCAACAtaaacattaatgcagcagttaTATAAATCCATAAACATCACATATAATTACATTCGGTTCATTTTGCTGATATACTTCAATACTTTTGCTCTAGTTaggttttgaatacaggacttgtacttgtaatggagtattttcacTCTGGGGTATTGACCACTTCTTAGACTTCACTTGAAagtagtttgttttttctggacACCATTATTCCTATTCCATTGAACCCAGTTAGTCACGCCCTTCCTGTTAGTTTGCACATACCTGTGTCAACATTTTTGTCATGCTGAGTGAGGTTAGGGAAAAAGTTTCCCTCACGCATCATGTTTCATGGCTCATGTCTTATTTCCTTGTGTTAGCTTGCCTGCAGAAACTTGTCTTGACTTGTTATACAGTTACTGTAAGTGTATTCTGGAACCACGGAAGTACTTGTCAATGGTATTGTGTCAATAAACAAGTGAACACATGACAGACAAGTGCTTTATTGCTGTTGATGAATGTGTCATTCAGCTGCTCCGTAGAACCAAGTATGAGTTACCTAAGGTTTGATGTGGTGAAGCAAAGAGACATAAAGACACATGGGTCAACAAACAGAGTCCCTGTTGAAGGATGATGGAAGACTTTGGTATATTCCACAGCATTTCCTTTGTATGTTGCTAATGAGTGTgatttacagtacagtaaatgGACTGCGGATACTGCAGTGGAAATGGACCATCTCATTTGGGGATATCTCAGGATAATTCATCTGTAACTCATTTAGTGGTTAGGCAccagcaaagaaaaacattcaacCCCACATGCACTCAGAGCCATCTGTATCGACACTACTGACTCTACATGGTCAAATAATCATTACTCTATTAGCTTGATAGTGCATTAATGCACCGCAAGTAATGGCAGGGGCAAAAAGCTGCGATAAGTGTCTTGACCCTTCTGAGAGATGGTGAAAGTGTATCTGCAATTTCTGGATAATACCATCTTAAATTCTATGATGTGGACGGCTAAGGCCTAGCCGCAATGTTTttaccaagcggcaacctccaggtctgagcagtgaggcaaccatagactgtatataaataatggacgtagtgaccgtgacgtcacccattggtttgtggactgcccgttggaagcctcgagttcatcgttatactcgtcgccatcttgcatcgccatcttgtttccgatacgcggagaagacgataattggactgtggcggagcgcgagggatctgacgacactgactacagcctctctacaccggcaacccggctgagagaagctgctgctaattcatgttagcattaat of Centropristis striata isolate RG_2023a ecotype Rhode Island chromosome 12, C.striata_1.0, whole genome shotgun sequence contains these proteins:
- the cysltr1 gene encoding cysteinyl leukotriene receptor 1, translating into MMPNLTDSVEINSTDCPSIDDFRNKVYSTAYSLIIVFGLVGNGLALVVLIRTRRQSSPFHVYMMNLAVSDLLCVMTLPLRVLYYVNKGQWNQGDFLCRISSYALYVNLYCSIYFMAAMSFTRFLAIVFPVQNLRLVTEHRARLVCFGVWVFICLSSSPFLMGGQTVDPKTNKTKCFEPPGGGALKKLFVLNYISLVIGFVLPFLVILICYAGIVRTLMSRNPSAQRQRDTGTRVIRMIVIVLLTFLISFMPYHVQRTIHLHFLSREDSTCSEKFAMQKYVVVTLSLAAANSCFDPLLYFFSGEGFRSRLSSMRRSMKSSMQNQVGRVNPVVGSECGENYQLKASKRAVVEQAA